The Gossypium raimondii isolate GPD5lz unplaced genomic scaffold, ASM2569854v1 Contig00032, whole genome shotgun sequence nucleotide sequence AAATGAGTGACAAAAAAAGACAGAAAAGGTATCATTACGTTTATCATTATGTTATAAGAAAGAAATCCACTTGTTTAGTTCTTTAGTTCTTAAGGAGCACAAAAGAAAGGATAAAAGGGGAGGGGCcgattgagaaaagaaaagtagagaaaatttacaagatatgatctATCTGTATCTCACGTATCAACTCCAAATATTGCAAATAAAAAGCGAAAGTCTTTATTTCGAAATACTTTGATATATGAGATGAATCCAGTATTTCGATTTCTTGCTTATTTTGTTACTGAATTAAGTTGAGCGGTTTTACATTTACAGACgcataaaaaactatttttgtggacaaaaaaaactgtttttttatgttatgaCTCTTCCGTATACGTCCGCTTTGGTTTGAATGGGCATTCTGAAGAAACTTCAGTTTAGTTCTGCTATAGAAAAAAGAGGATTCTTGGATTGAGCTTTTTCCTCCCGGCGAGAAAGCTTTTATTCTGCAATTCATTTCAAAAGACTTCAATCGGTACACGCAAAAAATAGGCCAATTCAGCAGCTTTTTGTTCAATTTCGCGGGGAGTCAAATTCTCATCAGTACGAGTCAAGGGAACGGCCCCCTGGCCTCTGATTTCCATATAAAGGACACGACGAGCATAAATACCCTCTTTAACTTCTATTCTGATGGACTGAATATCTTTCATAAGGAATCGTAGAAAGATGCGACGATTTTTTCCAGGAAAACCCCAACGAAAAATACATACTATTCCCTCCTTTCTATCGATCGATCATAACCACTGCCTACATTCCAAAAAATTGTGCACCACAAATAGGAACTAATAAAGAGGCCTGCGATCCCATAGAAAGACATCACGATTCCTTGtggaaaaaaaactatttgcTGAGACGGAAATAAAGATATCAAATTCCTACCAAGATAACTAGAAGTTCCAACTAATAAAAACCCTAATGAACCAAAAAAAAGGATAAAGGCCCAGCAGAAATTGCTTGTTTTCGAGATCCACTATAAATTCTATCCATATAGATTCTGATCGCCAACTCATACATACTAGATCCAGTTGCATTTTATTCGAATTGAGagaataaccaaaaaaattcgactttactttttttgtttCCGAAGTAACTCTCATCAACTAGGACTATTTTGATATGAACTTTTAGAAGGAATTCATCAAATTGCTTCGATCTAAAATCATCCCCTTTATATGATCGCCTATACGGATCTACTAGATATATAGACTTTAATTTCATACATCCGTTCGGTACCGATCCACTTGCTATAATTCATTTAACCTATACCATGTTTACGTATGCATAAGAGGGGCCTTTTCATTTATGTTCGGTTCGGGTAAGCCGGATGTTCTACAATATTCTACTAAATAGGTATCCATGACATCTAagtcttgaaaaaaaaatagataagatTTGGTCTTGGCCCCATCGAATCtaaaaaatcttagttttttgAACATACAAAGATAAAGAAGCCATTGCAATTGCCGGAAATACTAGGCCTACTAAAGGCACAAAAATAGAGGGAAAACTGCTGAAAGTTGTCATAAAATGGGtacctcaatttaatatttgtaccTGTTATTGTTATATTGTTTAGTTAGAAATATATCTTATAACGATTATATTATAATTGGtatattatactaattataTCTAAATACTAAGTATATCTAAGCGAGTCTATATATCTAATAGATATCTAATAAGTGCAAGGAatgtagaattaaataaaaggacttGCCCatctttttaaatcaaataaaataggtGTATATGATAAGATAATCCACTTTCTTTATTATCTTACTTTATTCTTACTTTTCTTATTATTCTATTGTTCTTGTCttctaatttgaatttttgaatttactAAAGAAAGAGTTTATTACAAATTGTCGAAAGATTCGATTCGTTAGAATCCGATCCAAGAACAGGGattattagtaaaaatagaattttcagGAGATatagaaagatgcaaaactctatatttctattctatttttctctatttaaattatatatacatacgcaaTAGAGGAAGATCAAATTCGTTTTATTTGTctctcaaattcaatttcatttcacaGAAGGAAAAATTCGCTTTTTATCTTGTTGCTAGAGGTTTACTCATTAGTAATATcggataatgataataataattatccacATAATTTGTTTTCGACAATTCCTTTTTTGTCACAAAGTCAAAGCCCGCGTAATGGGCTTTGACTTTGATTCTGATAAACTAACTAACTACCTTTTCACTACAAATCAAAAATTTCACTTAAGACTCTACttgattgaattttgattcaacGGAAAAAACCGTGGAGCTGAACTAACTCACTCAGAACACCTTTTAAAGGATTACGTGGTACGATTGGATCGAATAAACCCTTATGGAATAAATATTCAGCCGCCTGTGAACCTTCCGGTATTGTTTTATTCAATGTTTGCTCAATTACTCTTTTACCCGCAAATGCAATATAGGCATTGGGTTCAGCAATAATGATATCCCCCAACATACCAAAACTCGCGGTCCTCCACCAGTAGTAGGAGATGTAAAattgatacataaaataacttttatttgattgataaTCATATAAAGCGGAAGATATTTTAGCCATTTGCATCAAGCTCAAACTTCCTTCTTGCATGCGTGCTCCTCCGGAAGCACACACTAGAATAAGAGGTAAAAAATTATTGGTAGCATATTCGATCAAACGGGTGATTTTCTCGCCTACTACGGATCACATACTCCCCCTATAAACTGAAAATCCATAACCCCGATTGCTATAGGAATACCGTTTAGTTGACCCGTGCCTGTTTGAATAGCCTCAGTTAATCCTGTCTTTCTTTGATAAAAGTCAATACGATCTTTATAAAGCTCTTCTTCAGACTGAAATTCAATGGGATCCAGAGAGATCATGTCTTCATCCATAGGACCCCAAGTGCCTGGATCAATCGAAAGTTCGATTCTATCTGAACTCCTCATTTTCAAATGATATCCACATTGttcacaaatattcatttttgaaTTAAGCGATTTCTTATAATTTACTCCATAACAATTTTCGCATTCGCATTGAACCCACAAATCCTTGTATAGATCGAGATCATTAGAACTTTCTTTTAGAGTTAAATCATTACCATTTTCACGAGTTATTATATCGAAATTCTTGCCTTCACTACTATTTCCACCTTCGCCGcaaatgtaattataaatataattatcattgGAATTGTCACTACCACTTAAAATGGAACTATCAATACAGATTTGAGAACGAAGATAAGAGTCAATACAACTATTAATGTGATTATTCCAACCATAGTTAGTATCATTATCATCCAAGTTAAAATGATAGTGGGACTCATCATTTTTCGATCCATTATTCATATAACTAGAATTATgataactataaaaaaaactttctagTTCACTCAAAAAAGAATGATCATTGTTAAGctcaaaaatttgattttcactatcaaaatatatggaATAACGGTCCTGATTACTATCCCTAATTAAAAAGGTGTCATCAGAAATGAAATTCCGAATGTCTTTGACGTCAACTAAATGATCAACCTTACTGTAATAACTAGAGCTGTCACTACAATCATGAATGTTTTTATCCGTATCATTTCTAGTCGGGTCTTCGTTTACAGTAGTATTTTCAACAGGACCAAGGTGGCTATCCATTGATTTACTTAGCCCACATCTGTATTCTAATTCTCCCTTAGACAAGATCAAATTGAACCATGATTTTTCCATAGAGCTTTCTTGCCTCTATTTCCATGAAAGTACAGTAGATGAATAGTCATTCGatgaaaaatcaattgaatattttatttcctatcaGAATACGCATACTAGATACAATCACTAGGGTTATTAACGAACAATGAGTGAATATTGAAAGAAACGATTCCCTTTTGTGAGAACCTGGAGTAGCAGTTCATTATATATGATAGagctcttttttcttttgaattagaaatatcaattttcaattaGAAATAGTGATTTCCCCATGTTGTGTAAAATCCGCactgaaaaaatggaaaaaagaaatttttctCCTATCAAGAACCTTTTTCGTAAAAtctcgtctactaatacaataCAATAAGTTTCTATTCCAACACGGAGCCAAAAGGACAACATACAGGATGGGTAGAAGAAGTTGTGATGCTTGGCTCGATCCATGATCCGAAACCGTGGTATATAGGATAGAAAAGAATACACCAATCCTAAGGATCCATACATAGGATTAATTATGGACCCAGGAGAAAATTTGAGTTGtgtttagtcttttatttttgtatttaaaatcttgtatatctagataaaaatatatctatcaAAAATATAGACAATAGAATCGGCTCAATCCTTTTAGTAAAAGATTGGGCCGAGTTTAATTGCAATTCAACAAACCGACAGTAATTACTGGATTACAAAGTATCCATTGCTtcgaattcaaatttgatttatcaAGCTGGTTTATCTAATTTATCCACTGCGTCGAATTCAAATTTGATCGCCTTCCATACTTCACAAGCAGCAGCTAGTTCAGGACTCCATTTGCTAGCCTCGCGGATAATTTCATTACCCTCGCGGGCAAGGTCACGTCCCTCATTACGAGCTTGTACACATGCTTCTAAAGCTACTCGATTAGCTACGGCACCCGGTGCATTTCCCCAAGGGTGTCCTAAAGTTCCTCCACCGAATTGTAGTACGGAATCATCTCCAAAGATCTCGGTCAAAGCAGGCATATGCCAAACGTGAATACCCCCCGAAGCTACGGGCAGAACACCTGGCATAGAAACCCAATCTTGAGTGAAATAAATACCACGGCTTCgatctttttcaataaaatcatcaCGTAGTAAATCAACAAAGCCCAAAGTTATGTCCCTTTCTCCTTCAAGTTTACCTACTACTGTACCAGCGTGAATATGATCTCCACCAGACATACGTAAAGCTTTAGCTAGTACACGAAAGTGCATACCATGATTCTTCTGTCTATCAATAACTGCGTGCATTGCGCGATGGATGTGAAAAGTAGACCATTATCTCGGCAATAACAGAGCCAAGCTAGTATTTGCAGTGAACCCACCTGTTAAGTAGTCGTGCATTACGATAGGAACTCCCAATTCTCTAACACACACGGCCCTTTTGATCATTTCTTCACATGTACCTGCAGTAGCATTCAAGTAATGCCCTTTGATTTCACCTGTTTCAGCCTGTGATTTATAAATTGCTTCCGGCACAAAATAAAAACAGTCTCTCAGCGCATAAATGGTTTGGGAGTTCACATTCTCATCATCTTTGGTAAAATCAAGCCCGCCGTAGACATTCATAAACTGCTCTACCGTAGTTCTTCAGCGGATAACCCCAATTTAGGTTTAATAGTACATCCTAATGAGGGCGACCATGCTTATTCAATTTATCTCTTTCAACCTGGATGCCATGAGGCGGGCCTTGGAAAGTTTTAACATAAGCAGTGAGGGATTCACAGATCCTCTAGACGTAGAGCGCGCAGGGCTTTGAACTGAAATACATTACCACAATGGAAGTAAACATGTTATTAACAGAACCTTCTTCAAAAGGTCTAAAAGGTAAGctacataacatatatattgatcTTCTTCTCCAGGAACGGGCTCAATGTGGTAGCATCGCCCTTTGCAACGATCAAGAGCTGGTAAGTAAGCCCATCGGTCCCACGAGTTGTCCATGTACCAGTAGAAGATTCAGCAGCTACCGCGGCCCCTGCTTCCTCAGGCGGAACTCCGGGTTGAGGGTTACTCGGAAGGCTGCCAAGATATCAGTATCTTTGACTTCATATTGAGGGGTATAATAAGTCAATTTATACTCTTTAACACCAACTTTGAGATCCAACACTTGCTTTAGTCTCTGTTTGTGGTGACATATAATTCCTCCTCAACAACTCATGAATTAAAATTCTCCTTAACAAAGGTCTACTCGATATAAATGAGGAGTTAATGAAACCTTTTCGAagaaatctttcaaaaattatcaACGAATCGAAGGTTCCTTGTTAGACCATGGTATTTGattcataaatacatcattATTCTATATTCTTTTTCCTATGTATGGCTGGCCCGATCCATTTTTTCAGGTTTCTAATTCCTTACTTTTTTGAATCCAAATTCTAAAtaccaaatgaaataaataaaatagaaataaataaataatataaaataatattaatataatattgttACCAAACGTCTAGCATTCCCTCACGCTCGCaatgagtttttatttgatggaaagaaaaaagaagactaTGCCTTCGCCCtatgaaatatgaattagtAAGTAATAATAGCATGGCACTTCAATTCGATATGaaatttttgatttctttttttcaaaacattagATTATGTATCGAAAGTAGTATGAGAGAAGGgcatttcaattttatcttaGCTTTCGTGGGCCCATCTCAGCGTCACAAACTTTTTTCTTTCACACCAGGGctattaacaatatttataacaatatttatgttataaaataaagtacgaaaaaaaaaagactattttttctttcttttgaaaaaaaaaaaaactgggaTTGCTGAATTACAGacgaaataaatatataaagcaaCGGAGCCATCATAGTATTTTGAACTTTtccgaaaaaaagaaaaaaaaaaaagaatggtaATTGGATTATTTAGTGATCTGGGTCTAATAGACGCTctctatattttctctttttctttttcgatgaaaaaaaagaattccATTGAAAGCCGTATGCAATGCACAAAAATGCCTGTACGGTTGTTCAATTCtatcttttttcttattattctttAGCTATTTTTGCTATTCTTCTCACCTCATTATGTGAGTTAGAAGAAccttttattatgttatatCATCAGGGTAATGATCCATCAACCTGCTAGTTCTTTTTATGAGGCACAAACAGGAGAATTTATCCTGGAAGCGGAAGAACTACTGAAACTTCGCGAAAGCCTCACAAGGGTTTATGTACAAAGAACGGGCAAGCCCCTATGGGTTGTATCCGAAGACATGGAAAGAGATGTTTTTATGTCAGCAACAGAAGCCCAAGCTCATGGAATTGTGGATCTTGTAGcggttaaataagttaaataacaaATAGCAATAGCAACGATTTAACACCAATCCACAATTTTATTAAGATTGATTTAATCCCTCTTCTTCCTTTCCTTCTTAACTTAAGCCTAAGgggttaatattttattaatctattaaatagaaaaaagtaATTCAGAATCATCTGGTTAGGATCGATCTAAACCAGTCTATTATATATGATTCAGTATGCCAACTATTAAACAACTTATTAGAAATGCAAGACAGCCAATTAGAAATGTCACGAAATCCCCTGCTCTTGGGGGATGTCCTCAGCGCCGAGGAACATGTACTAGGGTGTATGTGCGACTTGTTCAGATCATGGgctga carries:
- the LOC128036784 gene encoding acetyl-coenzyme A carboxylase carboxyl transferase subunit beta, chloroplastic-like, yielding MEKSWFNLILSKGELEYRCGLSKSMDSHLGPVENTTVNEDPTRNDTDKNIHDCSDSSSYYSKVDHLVDVKDIRNFISDDTFLIRDSNQDRYSIYFDSENQIFELNNDHSFLSELESFFYSYHNSSYMNNGSKNDESHYHFNLDDNDTNYGWNNHINSCIDSYLRSQICIDSSILSGSDNSNDNYIYNYICGEGGNSSEGKNFDIITRENGNDLTLKESSNDLDLYKDLWVQCECENCYGVNYKKSLNSKMNICEQCGYHLKMRSSDRIELSIDPGTWGPMDEDMISLDPIEFQSEEELYKDRIDFYQRKTGLTEAIQTGTGQLNGIPIAIGVMDFQFIGGVCDP